The following proteins come from a genomic window of Sorghum bicolor cultivar BTx623 chromosome 3, Sorghum_bicolor_NCBIv3, whole genome shotgun sequence:
- the LOC110433915 gene encoding DEAD-box ATP-dependent RNA helicase 15 has protein sequence MGEAKDNEVYEEDLVDYEEEVENVVDGAATNGSADVVKKGYVGIHSSGFRDFLLKPELLRAIQDCGFEHPSEVQHECIPQAILGMDVICQAKSGMGKTAVFVLSTLQQIDPVAGQVAALVLCHTRELAYQICHEFERFSKYLPELRVAVFYGGVHIKNHKDLLKNECPHIVVGTPGRILALARDKDLPLKNVRHFILDECDKMLESLDMRRDVQEIFKMTPHDKQVMMFSATLSKEIRPVCKRFMQDPMEIYVDDEAKLTLHGLVQHYIKLSEAEKNRKLNDLLDALDFNQVVIFVKSVSRAAELNKLLCECNFPSICIHSGMTQEERLTRYKNFKEGHKRILVATDLVGRGIDIERVNIVVNYDMPDSADTYLHRVGRAGRFGTKGLAITFVSSASDSDVLNQVQERFEVDIKELPEQIDTSTYMPS, from the exons ATGGGAGAGGCGAAGGACAACGAGGTGTACGAGGAGGACCTCGTCGACTATGAGGAAGAGGTGGAGAATGTCGTCGACGGCGCCGCCACCAACGGCTCCGCAGATGTCGTCAAGAA GGGGTACGTGGGGATCCACAGCTCGGGCTTCAGAGACTTCCTGCTCAAGCCGGAGCTTCTCCGCGCCATTCAGGACTGCGGGTTTGAGCATCCTTCCGAAG TGCAACATGAGTGCATCCCTCAAGCTATTCTTGGAATGGATGTCATCTGTCAAGCAAAATCTGGAATGGGTAAGACTGCAGTTTTTGTCCTCTCCACTCTTCAGCAGATTGATCCTGTTGCTGGACAAGTAGCGGCACTCGTGTTGTGCCACACAAGAGAGTTAGCTTACCAG ATTTGCCATGAATTTGAGAGGTTTAGCAAATACCTGCCTGAATTAAGAGTGGCTGTTTTCTATGGTGGTGTTCACATAAAAAACCACAAGGATCTGTTGAAGAATGAATGCCCCCATATTGTGGTCGGCACGCCTGGAAGGATACTGGCTCTAGCTAGAGATAAGGACCTTCCGTTGAAGAATGTGCGGCATTTCATTCTTGATGAATGTGACAAGATGCTTGAATCACTTG ACATGCGCAGAGATGTCCAGGAGATCTTCAAAATGACTCCCCATGATAAGCAAGTGATGATGTTTTCAGCAACACTCAGCAAGGAGATTCGACCTGTTTGCAAGAGATTCATGCAAGAC CCTATGGAAATTTAtgttgatgatgaggctaaactGACCCTTCATGGTCTAGTTCAg CACTATATCAAATTGAGTGAGGCAGAGAAGAACCGAAAATTGAATGACCTTTTAGATGCGCTTGACTTCAACCAAGTTGTGATATTTGTTAAAAGTGTTAGTAGAGCTGCAGAACTCAACAAATTGCTCTGCGAGTGCAATTTTCCCTCAATCTGCATACATTCTGGAATGACACAGGAAGAGAG GTTGACCCGGTACAAGAACTTCAAGGAAGGACACAAGAGGATTCTTGTGGCTACTGATTTGGTTGGTAGGGGAATTGATATTGagcgtgtcaacattgttgtgAACTACGACATGCCCGATTCTGCTGATACGTACTTGCATAGG GTTGGTCGAGCTGGACGTTTTGGTACCAAGGGACTTGCAATAACATTTGTTTCTTCTGCATCTGATTCTGATGTTCTCAATCAA GTGCAGGAGAGGTTTGAGGTTGACATAAAGGAGCTGCCTGAGCAGATTGACACTTCGACATACA TGCCATCTTGA